ccgtagggtagttccacacttttcccagcaaaaaattgggagttgttctaaaggcacaactttaaaagcacttccaagaaagtcttcacaaagaagttaactcccaatgaacacaaacgtttgaaaaatgctaaatttcaacaatttttcaaacattttttcaaaggattagggtaatattcaagttgagaaattgttgagaaaatcgcgttctcaacaaaaaacagacattaccctcaacagtgaaattcaacacattagcaataatatctcaagtgttgtcctcaaattgaaatgcatcgctactcaataatttgtcaaacaattttcgatgcgagtcaaatccaaaattaacatcgttgcaaatacttttcaacctaaatatgtatgaatgatatccccatttcaaattgaaagtcaaagccaaaattctatgaattttgtataatttattcatttttatcaaaataaaatatataataatacactacactacataatacactacaataccaattgataaataataatcttattaaacatatcaacaaataagaacaaaaaaaaaaaaaacaaacaacaaaactctaaatatcttaaacattattagtaaacacttttgcattgataattcgatttccttccttttggtgtcataaaacagcattaaaatttattaacatgcgggcaatttgaaattaggaacgtactggaccgcgtgttaaaattgatttccagcagaaggaattcacaaaatatccactttaaactgataatagcatatgaattaaactgacgatgtgatgcacattttcatccagaagttgttgatttcaacaatttattgtttttaacaattttaatttgttgcacttgttatgtttctggaaactttttcttgttgataagccactcatttttcattggtcagcttcttaatgtttgcaagaatgtagcatccaaagattttagttttctgcaaagagatttaaatttagtgacttctctaaagtgatgatttaatttttcatattgacgtaccaattattataaactatttgaagcagttccagttaattgtccaccattttttcatcggtcagctttttaatgttttcaaaaacgtagaatccataattttagttttctgcaaagagatatacatttagtaacttccttaaagttttatttcatttattattttcacttacctatttttataaactattttatttgtctaaaattttctatttttttatttcttgcaattgaccacgaacttcgttgcacaaataagtattgaaaaccacatggttttttcgttgcattttagggtagtgttttgtcaaagttttctcatattattttcaacaccttttcaaagatttcgtcaacattttggcaaattggaagtaattcgcaaacaatttgaagatgtattgaagatgagctatttcaagtcaagttgaatttatgttgaaaattatatttaccctcaaattgaaaagttgttgcatttgaaaaacgctcatcctgtgtttattgggctattttaactacacaggaagttttttacttcatttttttatattttaatgcgtaattttttgttttcttttttcaaatagttaaaaaaaagagtaagaataaataaaatggtacaaattgttcaaattttgtcacaaaaatgctaaatccattatggaaaaatcgataatatttgaaaatattcgagggaaaacgtttcaaacaagcgttagaatgcattaaaaaagtatacaaattatttatttgggaaaatatcacacaatttttaattcacattcacaacactgaattcggatgacaccttaagaagtgatgcaaattcattgcaacggctgttgaaacggtggacattcgttctatgacaagttcaatattacattcatcgcttctccgccaattttgtaccacttccagacccaaaaagaacattttcacttcttttttggcgacgcttttttgcaccattactaagatattaatttatgcaagaatagttttaatatcaattactattttttattcaactaaatcataagttcaaccacagctttatttcataaatatcagacttctaccacaacccaaataattcgattgtgcatgaaagtctttagtgcaaCTTTGTGCgtagtacgagtatatacttgtttaatttttataaaaatgtaaaatcgtaaataggttttcaaattctgggggggggggctaaaatttttctgggggggtctaagccccctacccagaggccttcctacgcttatggacacatatttataaaactctggatttttcgcacgaaaaaataggcaggcatattatttcgcataaataagttaacattcctgggattgagaccctatttacggagatatatgaagatattcgtttttcgcagaaacgaacttagtactaagcaataCACGTAAaaaagtgttcgcctaccgcctatcgctatggttatatttacacactcatTTGGAAAAACTTATAGTATGAAAGGCGTAAACAACTTTCTGGCGTACAAAACGATGGTTGCAAAATAAGGTATAATTAACACAGTTGATATTCGATGCTGTGATAATGCAGAGTTGACTATCCGTTACATTTGAATAAATACTTATAAGATACAAGGTTGCATTTAATCATGTTAGCAAAACTTTGCAATAAACACaattgtttgaaaaatactaaaattcaataatttttcaaacctttttttcaaaggattagggtaatattcaagttgagaaattgttgagaaaatcgcgttctcaacaaaaaacagacattaccctcaacagtaaaattcaacacatcagcaataatttctcaattgtaatcatcaaactgaaatgcatcgctactcaataatttctcaaacagtttccaatgtgagacaaattaaaaattaacattgttgcgaatattttctaaccacaatttgtattAAACTCAATCGCAGTTCTAACTGAAATTCAAcgctaaatttctagggattttgtataatttgttaattttttttcagtaaaaaatataataatattaaaaataacattaataatatataaaaataataatataatactaatcaaaacataattatcttattaaacgtattaataaataaaactatcaatacaactttaaatatcttaaacatttttacatgtataattcgatttcctccataatgttggtgtcacatatttataaattaattaaatattaattaatatgctggcaatttgaaataattactatcgaggaacttgctggcctgcgtgttagaatagattccagcaagagcaattcacaaaataacaaactgaggacgggatgtaaattgatgtaaagcAGTTCTTGATATGGGAAttcttgcactttgttttacagCCTATTTATTTCTGCTATTCGAATTCTAGTCCTCGTTCGaatacaaaacgaaaaacagctgattttggtttctctaTGCTCTATTTAAGCGACAACCGAAACGAAAATCATTGCGAAGGAATCGTAACGCAATCtctaaaattgggtttctctaacaCGATTCGTTCGCAATTTGTCGAACAGAAATGTCAAATCCAGTCACTAGCCCAAGACCTTTCgttttggatttgtttttaaaataaataaataaaataaaaatagcgAATATAAAGTGTaagtataaacatttattttatgagcTTTATGAAGGTTAATTTTATTAACACTTTTACTGCAAGAAAGTCATCGACCCAGCAGTTGCAATGTTTGGTCGAATTTATGGATAACAACCGCAGCCTCACAAGATGTGCTCCTGTCTTTGGTGTCAGCAGTGAGATAGTTGAGGCGAAATGGGAATCTTTTGCCAACAAGAGGAAGAAGGTAATTATTACCCTTTCGTTTGATatattcctgtatatcgaacgaaagcctTCGTtttgtattccaaacgaaagattTCAGTCCCTAAAACTATTATATTCTTTATTCTTGCTAATGAAtaactttcatttttatttgtagACATGACAAAAAATCAACGAAGCCTTCATCGCCCCGGCGGCGGAATGTTCACTTCAAATACACTAACACCAATGGAACAAGAAATATACAGAAATTATTGCTTGTCTTCAGCAGCAAAACCAAAGGGTCCAACATTTGGTGAACAAACTTCGGAAGATGAGATAATCTTCTTGATAATTGTTTCAAAGAAACTGAAACATCGCCCAGTGGTAAAAAAAGGGATTGTTGTGGTAACATCAAATCGTTTGAAAAGACCCCATGAACATGTCACACCCACACATCTCCACATCAAGCTAGCGCTGTCGCAAAAGATCAGGCAAATACTGCCAGAGCCATTACTGATGCCGCAAAGAAAATTACAACATGAGTAAAAGAAATTACGATTGCAAACAAAATAGTTGTACCGGCAGCTGAAAGACTCGCatataaaggtaagtactatgttcgcttttcgcgttgaaattttcgctgttactttattaaaacagttcaatataacgcAGATAGATTAACTCTATATTGATGTGCAATgatttgttcctctagatttcggcaagactttacaggaatatgtctgttttcatttataatttgtcatttataattaatgatttttttcctaaaTGGTTTTTAAAATGAACATAGATTTGGCCCTTATGCCAGTTCAGTTTTATTATAATTCATACAATTAAGTActgcaaatataaattttagttttgtttcgTAATAAACTTATAATTTCTTTATTAtgacataaaataaattaaataaaacataaacaaaatgtaatataaaataattatttgtttaagttatctttttataccctccaccataggatagagggtatattaactttgccattccgtttgtaacacaccgaaatattgctccaagatcccataaagtagatatattctgggtcgtggtgaaattctgagtcgatctaagcatgtccgtccgtccgtctgttgaaatcacgctaacttccgaacgaaacaagctatcgacatgaaacttggcacaagtattagtTATGGATCTATAAAGCCCCCatgtaaattcatccgatcgggttgaaatttggtacattgagttagtatatggtctttaacaaccatgcaaaaatgtatcccccatataaaccgatctccagatttggattgcggagcctctcagaggagcaaaatttgaaatttggtacgtggtgttgctatatggtctcaaatacacatgcaaaaattggtcgaaatcggtccataattatatgtagcccccatataaaccgatccccagatttgaccaccggagccccttggaagagcaaaattcatccgatccgattgaaatttggtacattgagttagtatatggtctttaacaaccatgcaaaaatttatccatatcggtccataattatataaagcccccatgcaaaccgatcaccagatttgacctccggagccacttggtggagcaaaattcatccgattcggttgaaatttggtacgtggtgtaagtatatggtctctaacaatcatgtaaaaattggtctatataggtctataattatataaagccccatgtaaaccgatcaccagatttgacctccggagccacttggagaagcaaaattcatccgattcggttgaaatttggtacgtggtgtaagtatatggtgtctaacaaccatgcaaagattggtccatatcggccgataATTATGtaagccccataaaaaccgatccctagatttgacctccggagcctcttggaggaccaaaattcatccgaatcagttgaaattttgtgttttgcgtaagtatatggacactaacatccaagcaaaaattggtccatatcggtccataactatatatagctccccaaatttgtcctccggaacctcttggaggagcaaaattcatccgattcggttgaaatttggtacattgcgttagtatatggccgctaacaaccatgaaaaaattggtccatatcggtctatagttgtatatagccaatcctcactcacacaaaaattggtacatatcggttcataatcatggttgccactcgagccaaaaataatctaccaaaattttatttcgatagaaaattttgtcaaaattttatttctatcgaaaattttgtcaaaattttatttctatagaaaattttgtcaaaattttatttctatagaaaattttgtcaaaattttatttttatagaaaattttgtcaaaattttatttatatagaaaattttgtcaaaattttatttctatagaaaattttgtcaaaattttatttttctagaaaatgtttatttctatagaaaattttgtcaaaattttatttctatagaaaattttgtcaaaattttatttacatagaaaatttagtcaaaattctatttctatagaaaactttgtcaatttttttttatatagaaaatttgtcaacattttatttccatagaaatttttgtcaacattttatttctataggaaattttgtcaaaattatatttctatagaaaattttgtcaaaattttatttctatagaaaattttgtcaaaattttatttctatagaaaattgtgtcaaaattctatttctatagaaaattttgtcaaaattttatttctctagaaaatgtttatttctatagaaaattttgtcaaaattttatttctatagaaaattttatttctatagaaaattttgtcaaaattttatttccatagaaaatttagtcaaaattctatttctatagaaaactttgtcaacatttttttatatagaaaatttgtcaacatttcatttccatagaaatttttgtcaaaattttatttctataggaaattttgtcaaaattatatttctatagaaaattttgtcaaaattttatttttatagaaaattttgccaaaattttatttctatagaaaattttgtcaaaattttatttctatcgaaaattttgtcaaaattttatatctatagaaaattttgtcaaaattctatttctatcgaaaattttgtcaaactgaacaggttggctgataagtccccggtcagacacatagatggcgcagCTAGTACTaattgcatattatttttatatagtaccaaccttcaaatgattcgtgtcaaaatttgacgtctgtaagtcaattagtttgtgagatagagcgtcttttgtgaatcaacttttgttattgtgaaaaaaatttaaaaaaaagaatttcgtgttttgataaaatactgttttcttaagGGAAAAAcacgatggaagcaaaaacttggcttgataatgagtttccggactctgccccagggaaatcaacaataattaattggtatgcaaaattcaagcttggtgaaatgagcacggaggacggtgaacgcagtggacgcccgaaagaggtggaatgaccgtaaaatgaagttgatcgaggccttaatgatatcaaaggaacatgttgctcatatcattcatcaatatttggatatgcggaagctctgtgcacaatgggtgccgcgcgagctcacatttgaccaaaaacaacaacatgttgatgattctgagcggtgtttgcagttgttaactcgtaatacacccgagtttttccgtcgatatgtgacaatggatgaaacatggcaccatcactacactcctgagtccaatcgacagtcggctgagtggacagcgaccggtgaaccgtctccgaagcgtggaaactctcaaaagtccgctagcaAAATAATGGCctgtgttttttgggatgcgcatggaataatttttatcgattatcttgagaagggaaaaaccatcaacagtgactattatatggcgttattggagcgtttgaaggtcgaaatcgcggcaaaaccataagaagaagaaaaaagtgttgttccaccaagacaacgcaccgtaccacaagtcattgagaacgatggcaaaaattcatgcattgggcttcgaattgcttccccacccaccgtattctccagatctggccccagcgaatttttcttgttctcatacctcaaaaggatgctcgcagggaaaaaatttggctgcaatgaagaggtgatcgccgaaactgagacctattttgaggaaaaaccgaaagagtactaccaatatggtatcaaaaaattggaaggtcgttataatcgttgtatcgctctggaACTATGTTgattaataaaaacgaattttgaaaaaaaaaatgtgtttttctttgttagaccggggacttatcagccaacctgttacgtatttaatcggcctttttttgtttaatatatacccggtatggactaacttacaatttagaagacgatgttaagaagttttaagataagatatagtagaagtttctacgccatccatggtggagggttcggcctggccgaacttacggtcgtacttACTTGTTCTTATTTAAATCAATATGTTTGATTAAttggccgaatatgtcgactcaaatGTATCATTTGAATTCGGCGGCGGCATCGACCGGCAAATACTGGTCGGCTGCGGCTAAAATCtggggcgcgactcggcggcttaagTCTTTGTTTCCAATATTAAAGGTGTCATATTACCTTTGATATTGGAAACAAAGACAAGAGACTAAATGTACCTTTTATTCTATACTAAGAATTGTTgcataattaatataaaattgtgggatgggggtatatttgtTGCCAGGAATTTCTGTAGAAGCAGCTGTTGCTGGCCCTCATTCTCAGTattgtttagattttttttattt
This is a stretch of genomic DNA from Haematobia irritans isolate KBUSLIRL chromosome 4, ASM5000362v1, whole genome shotgun sequence. It encodes these proteins:
- the LOC142234930 gene encoding uncharacterized protein LOC142234930 gives rise to the protein MGIFCQQEEEDMTKNQRSLHRPGGGMFTSNTLTPMEQEIYRNYCLSSAAKPKGPTFGEQTSEDEIIFLIIVSKKLKHRPVVKKGIVVVTSNRLKRPHEHVTPTHLHIKLALSQKIRQILPEPLLMPQRKLQHE